In Streptomyces globosus, the following proteins share a genomic window:
- a CDS encoding DciA family protein gives MTETLNPTTNSSSEQPAPELSGVDLARVALHQAREAAKARGEGGTRKAKRRTSTTVRRDGREPTGFAAVLQGLMADRAWDIPAAGGSILDQWPNIAAALSPKLAAHVTAVAFHAETGQLDLRPDSPAYATQLRLIGSRIVAAANDAAGTQAVRTLRVLAVGSATAPAPREAVAAPTAAAAAEAPVKTRDMATPGFHRALAAHQAVPRIQHVSSGDTQAIERQNQAMRELSRRAFPEPAVVPDDAPAPIEAGP, from the coding sequence ATGACCGAGACCCTGAACCCCACCACCAACAGCAGCAGCGAGCAGCCGGCCCCGGAGCTGTCCGGCGTCGACCTGGCCCGAGTCGCGCTGCACCAGGCGCGCGAGGCCGCCAAGGCCCGCGGCGAGGGCGGCACCCGCAAGGCAAAGCGCCGGACCAGCACGACGGTGCGGCGCGACGGCCGGGAGCCGACCGGGTTCGCCGCCGTACTCCAGGGCCTGATGGCCGACCGGGCCTGGGACATCCCGGCCGCCGGCGGAAGCATCCTGGACCAGTGGCCCAACATCGCGGCCGCGCTCTCCCCGAAGCTGGCCGCGCACGTGACGGCGGTCGCCTTCCACGCGGAGACCGGCCAGCTGGACCTGCGCCCGGACTCGCCCGCGTACGCAACGCAGCTGCGCCTGATCGGCTCCCGCATCGTCGCCGCGGCGAACGACGCGGCCGGCACCCAGGCGGTCCGCACCCTCCGGGTCCTGGCCGTGGGCAGCGCGACGGCCCCGGCACCTCGTGAGGCGGTCGCGGCTCCGACGGCGGCGGCCGCGGCCGAGGCCCCGGTGAAGACCCGCGACATGGCCACGCCAGGGTTCCACCGCGCGCTCGCCGCCCACCAGGCCGTCCCGCGCATCCAGCACGTCAGCTCGGGCGACACCCAGGCGATCGAGCGGCAGAACCAGGCAATGCGCGAACTCAGCCGCCGCGCGTTCCCCGAGCCCGCCGTCGTTCCGGACGATGCTCCGGCCCCGATCGAAGCCGGTCCTTGA